In Polaribacter sp. Hel_I_88, the following proteins share a genomic window:
- a CDS encoding Coq4 family protein — protein sequence MRKKFIYWLFEHSQRMYIKFKNKTPWGITSKELLTYSKDSFGYHLGKLLVDNNFELLPKVERHDCYHLLTNYGTKVEDEIALQYVCFGNGKRSPYLLGVLFIGTILLPEYYKYYLKSYKLGKNCNQFHHFNYKNILQFSLQDIRESIFNKQQILQIQ from the coding sequence ATGAGAAAGAAATTTATTTATTGGCTCTTTGAACATTCACAAAGAATGTACATCAAATTTAAGAACAAAACTCCTTGGGGAATTACTTCTAAAGAGCTCCTAACCTACTCTAAAGATAGTTTTGGGTATCATTTAGGCAAACTTTTAGTAGATAACAATTTCGAATTATTACCCAAAGTAGAAAGACACGATTGTTATCACTTATTAACCAATTATGGCACAAAAGTAGAAGATGAAATTGCCTTACAATACGTATGTTTTGGCAATGGAAAAAGAAGTCCGTATTTACTTGGTGTGCTTTTCATTGGCACAATTCTACTGCCTGAATATTACAAATATTATTTAAAATCTTACAAATTGGGCAAAAACTGCAACCAATTTCATCACTTTAATTATAAAAATATTTTACAATTTTCCCTACAAGATATAAGAGAAAGCATTTTTAACAAACAACAAATTTTACAAATTCAATAA
- a CDS encoding DUF2809 domain-containing protein, which produces MMKFNLKYFLIFLLLFFSEIIIAKYTTGFIRHTIGDYLVVILLYALIKSFIKLSNLKTGIIVLIIAYMVEFLQLTNLQNFYPDKYVHALKLVLGTSFSIGDLVAYTLGIITTLLIEYKPKKQHEKTI; this is translated from the coding sequence ATGATGAAATTCAACCTAAAATATTTCCTAATTTTCTTACTACTCTTTTTTTCAGAAATTATCATTGCAAAATACACAACAGGTTTTATAAGACACACAATTGGCGATTATTTAGTTGTAATCTTACTCTATGCTCTTATTAAAAGTTTTATAAAATTATCAAACCTAAAAACAGGAATTATTGTTTTAATAATTGCTTATATGGTTGAATTTTTACAACTCACAAATCTCCAAAATTTTTATCCTGATAAATATGTACATGCACTAAAACTGGTTTTAGGGACTTCCTTTTCAATTGGCGATTTAGTAGCTTATACTTTAGGAATCATCACAACTTTACTAATTGAATACAAACCAAAAAAGCAACATGAAAAAACTATTTAA
- a CDS encoding mechanosensitive ion channel family protein gives MEFHEILNHPIFTKTASIFLLFLIVYAIVKVLQKAAFKIAKDNSSKYKFKKLINLGGYILFVFGILYIFNTKLDGIGTALGVAGAGIAFALQEVIVSVAGYVTVFTSNFYKVGDRVKLGGIKGDVIDIGLLRTTLMEIGDWVNGDLYNGKMVRIANSFVFKEPVYNYSGDFPFLWDEMTIPIKTEGDYKYAKEIFTQILEDEVGDFSKTSQIAWDQMIGTYSIENARVAPMVSMTFDENWITLTLRYVVDYKSRRGTKSNLFDKILSAIKASEGRIEVASAAFEITKFPKN, from the coding sequence ATGGAATTTCACGAAATATTAAATCATCCTATTTTTACAAAAACGGCATCTATTTTTTTGCTTTTTTTAATTGTATATGCAATTGTTAAAGTACTTCAAAAAGCCGCTTTTAAAATAGCAAAAGACAATAGCTCTAAATATAAATTTAAAAAACTAATCAACTTAGGAGGCTATATTCTTTTTGTATTCGGAATTTTATACATTTTTAATACAAAGTTAGATGGAATTGGAACAGCTTTAGGAGTTGCAGGTGCAGGAATTGCATTTGCATTGCAAGAAGTTATTGTAAGTGTTGCTGGTTATGTTACCGTTTTTACTAGTAATTTCTATAAAGTTGGCGATCGTGTAAAATTAGGTGGAATTAAAGGTGATGTTATTGATATTGGCTTATTAAGAACGACTTTGATGGAAATAGGTGATTGGGTAAATGGCGATTTGTATAATGGAAAAATGGTAAGAATTGCCAACAGTTTTGTGTTTAAAGAACCTGTTTATAATTATTCTGGCGATTTTCCTTTTCTGTGGGATGAAATGACAATTCCCATAAAAACAGAAGGTGATTATAAATATGCCAAAGAAATATTTACACAAATTTTAGAAGATGAAGTAGGCGATTTTTCAAAAACATCTCAAATTGCTTGGGATCAAATGATAGGAACTTACAGCATAGAAAATGCAAGAGTTGCACCCATGGTTTCTATGACTTTTGATGAAAACTGGATTACTTTAACCTTAAGATATGTTGTAGATTACAAATCAAGAAGAGGTACAAAATCTAATTTATTTGATAAGATTTTATCAGCTATAAAAGCCTCTGAAGGAAGAATAGAAGTAGCATCTGCAGCTTTCGAAATTACGAAGTTTCCTAAAAATTAA
- a CDS encoding transcriptional regulator, translated as MKNIILNINKAFDHRIRLGIMSVLMVNESADFTTLKELLGATDGNLASHTKALEKVDFIKVEKQFIGRKPNTKYIATNLGKMEFKKHIEALEKLIKNK; from the coding sequence TTGAAAAACATAATTCTTAACATAAATAAAGCTTTCGATCATAGAATACGACTAGGAATAATGTCGGTTTTAATGGTAAACGAATCTGCCGATTTTACAACCTTAAAAGAATTATTAGGAGCAACAGATGGTAATTTAGCAAGCCATACAAAAGCTTTGGAAAAAGTAGATTTTATAAAAGTAGAAAAACAATTTATTGGAAGAAAACCAAATACAAAATACATAGCCACCAATTTGGGTAAAATGGAATTCAAAAAACACATTGAAGCACTCGAAAAATTAATCAAAAACAAATAA
- a CDS encoding DUF1361 domain-containing protein: protein MKKLFKSIKGSLLILVLFCIFLWLIRISITKSLFFGFLIWNLFLAIIPYCISTIVKDKMQQSSKLKLVLTLLIWLLFLPNAPYIITDFIHLHHIKANIIWLDIFILFAFSSTGLLFAILSLTDVYNIIKKRWNLQNAKYFLISATFLCGFGIYLGRFLRFNSWDVLTSPLTIVKKSFLSINDPKTWFITISFGSFLYLLFLFFNNVENNLLKKQKH, encoded by the coding sequence ATGAAAAAACTATTTAAATCTATAAAAGGATCTTTATTAATATTGGTTTTGTTTTGCATTTTTCTTTGGTTGATAAGAATCTCAATAACCAAGTCTTTGTTTTTTGGTTTTTTAATTTGGAACTTATTTTTAGCAATTATTCCTTATTGCATATCAACAATTGTAAAAGATAAGATGCAGCAATCATCTAAATTAAAGTTGGTTTTAACACTATTAATTTGGTTACTTTTTTTACCAAATGCACCTTATATTATTACCGATTTTATTCACTTACATCATATAAAAGCGAACATAATTTGGTTGGATATTTTTATACTATTCGCTTTTTCATCAACAGGTTTACTCTTTGCAATACTATCATTAACTGACGTTTACAACATAATAAAAAAAAGATGGAACTTACAAAACGCAAAATATTTTTTAATATCAGCTACTTTTTTGTGTGGCTTTGGCATCTATTTGGGCAGATTTTTAAGATTCAATTCTTGGGATGTTTTAACAAGTCCATTGACTATCGTAAAGAAAAGCTTTTTAAGTATAAATGACCCAAAAACTTGGTTTATAACCATCAGTTTTGGATCATTTTTATATCTATTATTTTTATTTTTTAACAATGTAGAAAACAACTTGTTAAAGAAACAAAAACATTAA
- a CDS encoding DUF3820 family protein, whose translation MEQNQQFLIDLAKMKMPFGKFKGSFLIDLPEHYIVWYKNKGFPNGKLGKQMELVYELQLNGLEDIVRKIQRDFS comes from the coding sequence GTGGAACAAAATCAACAATTTTTAATAGATTTAGCCAAAATGAAAATGCCTTTTGGTAAATTTAAAGGTAGTTTTTTAATAGATTTACCTGAACATTATATAGTTTGGTATAAAAACAAAGGGTTTCCAAATGGAAAGTTAGGGAAACAAATGGAATTGGTTTATGAACTTCAGTTGAATGGTTTAGAAGACATTGTTCGTAAAATTCAGCGCGATTTTTCTTAA
- a CDS encoding DUF1801 domain-containing protein, with the protein MKPAEEYILKQPEPFKSMLLHVQILIESAFPTVDLKYKWRLPVYYLEDKPFCYLNASHKKGFVDVAFWVSAHLTKYTEFLVTENRKVVKSLRYFSVDEINEEILLAVLEEAHQLKEKGFYKRN; encoded by the coding sequence ATGAAACCTGCAGAAGAATATATTTTAAAACAGCCAGAACCTTTTAAATCGATGTTGTTGCATGTGCAAATTCTAATTGAGAGTGCATTTCCAACAGTAGATTTGAAATACAAATGGCGATTGCCTGTTTATTATTTGGAAGACAAACCTTTTTGTTACTTAAATGCATCTCACAAAAAAGGTTTTGTTGATGTTGCATTTTGGGTGTCTGCACATTTAACTAAATACACCGAATTTTTAGTGACAGAAAACAGAAAAGTAGTAAAATCCTTACGTTATTTTTCAGTTGATGAAATCAATGAAGAAATTTTATTAGCTGTTTTAGAAGAAGCGCATCAACTAAAAGAGAAAGGATTTTATAAAAGAAACTAA
- a CDS encoding TolC family protein, with product MIKRSLIYAIVFGFSFTVFCQNEQEKAYSLEECINIALENNLRLKSTKNSEKSANINYQQSKMDLLPTVNGSYNLGINNGRSIDPFTNDFINQQLTFSTANLSLNATVFNGFRLINSLKQQQLNTKAANLEVEQEKQNLILSVTLAYLQVMNSKDVLILNEQRLLATNKQLKIQKDLYDLGRDNPADYTDLLGQKAADQTNILASEIALNNAKLSLTALLNLTSKVNVSSDGFLFSLDKYQFTSDQVFRDALQSLATFKAREIRVESAKKGVQVAKAQYIPEISLFAGLNTNYSSAAETFTETGSAIVETGDFVNINNQNSPVFTNQTLFSAQQIGYTDQFDNNLNSVIGFSVNIPIFNGFQAKNNVALEKLQVEESLIALEQTQFEIKNAIKQVHFDMQAAFLRYESLSKQVTAFEKSFEINETRFNNGVSNFLAYITSKNNLENAKINLSIAKYDYFLRVKVLEFYRGSTLN from the coding sequence ATGATAAAAAGAAGTTTAATTTACGCAATTGTTTTTGGTTTTAGCTTTACTGTTTTTTGTCAAAATGAACAGGAAAAAGCATATTCGTTAGAGGAATGTATCAACATTGCTTTAGAGAATAATTTACGTTTAAAATCAACTAAAAATTCAGAAAAATCTGCCAATATAAACTACCAACAATCAAAAATGGATTTGTTACCCACTGTAAATGGGAGTTATAATTTAGGGATAAATAATGGTAGAAGTATTGATCCTTTTACAAACGATTTTATCAATCAACAATTAACCTTTTCTACTGCAAATTTAAGTTTAAATGCTACTGTTTTTAATGGTTTTAGATTGATAAATAGTTTAAAACAACAACAATTAAATACAAAAGCAGCCAATTTAGAAGTTGAACAAGAAAAGCAAAATCTTATCTTATCTGTAACTTTAGCGTATTTACAAGTAATGAATAGCAAAGATGTTTTGATTTTAAACGAACAACGTTTACTAGCTACAAACAAACAACTTAAAATTCAGAAAGATCTGTATGATTTAGGGAGAGATAATCCTGCAGATTACACAGATTTATTAGGGCAAAAAGCAGCTGATCAAACCAATATTTTAGCATCAGAAATTGCACTAAATAATGCAAAATTGAGTTTAACAGCCTTATTGAATTTAACTTCAAAAGTTAATGTAAGTTCAGATGGTTTTTTGTTTAGTTTAGATAAATACCAATTCACATCAGATCAAGTTTTTAGAGATGCTTTACAAAGTTTAGCGACTTTTAAAGCAAGAGAAATACGAGTGGAATCAGCAAAAAAAGGAGTACAAGTTGCAAAAGCACAATACATTCCAGAAATTTCTTTGTTTGCGGGTTTAAATACTAATTATTCAAGTGCAGCAGAAACGTTCACAGAAACTGGTTCAGCTATTGTTGAAACTGGAGATTTTGTAAATATCAACAATCAAAATAGTCCAGTTTTCACAAATCAAACCTTATTTAGTGCGCAGCAAATTGGCTATACAGATCAATTTGATAACAATTTAAATTCGGTAATTGGTTTTTCTGTAAATATTCCCATTTTTAATGGTTTTCAAGCAAAAAATAATGTGGCTTTAGAAAAATTACAAGTAGAAGAATCTTTAATTGCTTTGGAACAAACACAATTTGAAATTAAAAATGCTATAAAACAAGTCCATTTTGATATGCAAGCTGCTTTTCTCAGATATGAAAGTTTATCAAAACAAGTAACTGCTTTCGAGAAATCTTTTGAAATTAATGAAACTAGATTTAACAATGGAGTTTCTAATTTTTTAGCTTACATCACTAGTAAAAACAATTTAGAAAATGCAAAAATTAATCTTTCTATTGCCAAATACGATTATTTTTTAAGAGTGAAAGTTTTAGAATTTTATAGAGGATCAACTCTTAATTAA
- a CDS encoding DUF2945 domain-containing protein: protein MIQKGTKVKWNWGNGTAEGKVLETYTEKVTKTIKGNEITRNGEEGNKALYIEQEDGDKVLKSESEVERVD from the coding sequence ATGATACAAAAAGGAACAAAAGTAAAATGGAACTGGGGAAATGGAACAGCAGAAGGTAAAGTGCTAGAAACTTACACAGAAAAAGTTACCAAAACCATTAAAGGGAACGAAATTACCAGAAATGGCGAAGAAGGAAACAAAGCTTTATATATTGAACAAGAAGATGGAGATAAAGTATTAAAATCAGAAAGTGAAGTAGAAAGAGTTGATTAG
- a CDS encoding universal stress protein — MKKICIALDTSPSAKKIAQTGLNYAKALKAEVVFIHVVYDAGLYVNRYDPIMNYNGFLVNQNIKIVESLEKEAKSFLNSTAKYLGEPTTEVKVLDGNPEYEILNFAKEWNADLLVIGTHSHSFLEDVFMGNIATSIVKNSKIPTLVIPVKN; from the coding sequence ATGAAAAAAATTTGTATTGCTTTAGACACAAGTCCTTCAGCTAAAAAAATAGCCCAAACAGGCCTTAATTATGCAAAAGCTTTGAAAGCTGAAGTTGTATTTATACACGTAGTTTATGATGCTGGACTTTATGTAAATAGATATGACCCTATTATGAATTATAATGGTTTTTTAGTAAATCAGAATATTAAAATTGTAGAAAGTTTAGAAAAAGAAGCTAAATCTTTTCTTAATTCCACAGCAAAATATTTAGGAGAACCAACCACTGAAGTTAAGGTACTTGATGGAAATCCTGAATATGAAATTCTTAATTTTGCTAAAGAATGGAATGCAGATCTATTAGTTATTGGTACTCATAGCCACAGTTTTTTAGAAGATGTATTTATGGGAAATATTGCTACAAGTATTGTTAAAAATTCTAAAATACCAACTTTAGTTATTCCTGTAAAAAACTAA
- the creD gene encoding cell envelope integrity protein CreD, producing the protein METNKEQTGKIGKWAKKSITARMLMVGVLIIILMIPLSYIEMLITERSMRQQDVVREINQKWADEVLIYGPILKVPYKVFTTKSTYEEKTKTWLKEEIESIKYAFFFPEKLDIISTINPEEKTRGIYKTAVYQSEIEINGLFTKPDFSEKEIKDEHILWDKIKLIVQTTNLKGANSLFEININKNVYPFSSSHFNDNYNSKNYSNQNAVSLNELESKTLELTDIPKEKKVSFAMNINMKGSKQIQFIPIGKETNVNVKSDWKTANFIGEYLPYNSDKITEEGFNAKWKILDINRPYSQQFFKGIPNLKQFAFGVNFMIPVDEYQKSERSAKYGFLVIGLTFLIFFLIQTMSKIHIHPFQYLMIGVALTMFYTLLISISEHSSYLKAYLIAGFAVISLITLYSKSILKNVKFPIFIGISLTALYTFIFVIIQLENYALLVGSIGLFLILAGVMYASRKIDWENN; encoded by the coding sequence ATGGAAACGAACAAAGAACAAACAGGAAAAATTGGTAAATGGGCCAAAAAATCTATAACAGCAAGAATGTTAATGGTAGGTGTTTTAATTATTATTTTAATGATTCCACTTTCTTATATTGAAATGCTAATTACAGAAAGATCCATGAGACAACAAGATGTTGTTCGCGAAATCAATCAAAAATGGGCAGATGAAGTTTTAATTTACGGCCCAATTTTAAAAGTACCTTATAAAGTTTTTACCACAAAAAGTACTTATGAAGAAAAAACAAAAACTTGGTTAAAAGAAGAAATTGAAAGCATAAAATATGCATTTTTCTTTCCTGAAAAACTGGATATTATATCAACTATAAACCCTGAAGAAAAAACTAGAGGCATTTATAAAACTGCTGTTTATCAAAGTGAAATAGAAATAAATGGATTGTTTACCAAACCAGATTTTTCTGAAAAAGAAATTAAAGATGAACATATTCTATGGGATAAAATTAAGTTAATTGTACAAACCACCAATTTAAAAGGCGCTAACAGTTTATTTGAAATCAATATCAATAAAAACGTTTATCCTTTTTCTTCATCGCATTTTAATGATAATTATAACTCAAAAAATTATAGTAATCAAAATGCTGTTTCTCTAAATGAATTAGAGAGTAAAACATTAGAACTTACTGATATTCCCAAAGAAAAGAAAGTGTCTTTTGCTATGAATATCAACATGAAAGGAAGCAAGCAAATACAATTTATTCCTATTGGTAAAGAAACCAATGTAAATGTAAAGTCGGATTGGAAAACAGCCAATTTTATAGGCGAATATTTGCCTTATAATTCAGATAAAATTACAGAAGAAGGTTTTAATGCAAAGTGGAAAATATTAGACATAAACAGACCTTATTCGCAACAATTTTTTAAAGGAATTCCAAACTTAAAACAATTTGCTTTTGGTGTTAACTTTATGATTCCAGTAGATGAGTATCAAAAAAGTGAACGTTCTGCAAAATATGGGTTTCTTGTAATTGGTTTAACATTCTTAATTTTCTTTTTAATACAAACCATGAGTAAAATTCATATTCATCCTTTTCAATATTTAATGATTGGAGTTGCGCTCACCATGTTTTACACGTTACTAATTTCAATTTCAGAACACAGTAGCTATTTAAAAGCCTATTTAATAGCAGGTTTTGCAGTAATTAGTTTAATAACATTATATTCTAAATCAATCTTAAAAAACGTAAAGTTTCCAATTTTTATAGGTATTTCATTAACAGCATTGTACACCTTTATATTTGTTATTATTCAATTAGAAAACTATGCTTTATTAGTAGGAAGTATTGGGCTATTTTTAATACTTGCAGGTGTTATGTATGCTTCAAGAAAAATTGATTGGGAAAATAATTAA
- a CDS encoding lipopolysaccharide assembly protein LapA domain-containing protein: MKTKTILILIFAAIIVVFSLQNAEITDVKFLFWKLSISKVLIILGSFAIGVLLGILISQKRKITNNKE; the protein is encoded by the coding sequence ATGAAAACTAAAACTATACTGATTTTAATATTTGCAGCTATTATTGTAGTTTTTTCTTTACAAAATGCTGAAATTACAGATGTTAAATTTTTATTCTGGAAATTATCCATTTCTAAAGTTTTGATAATTTTGGGCAGTTTTGCAATTGGAGTTTTACTAGGAATTCTAATATCACAAAAAAGAAAAATTACCAATAATAAAGAATGA
- a CDS encoding NAD(P)-dependent oxidoreductase — translation MKFGIIKERKTPPDRRVVFSPTKLKEFKTQFPSAKIAVESSDIRVFSDESYQKEGLEITKIMEDCDVLFGVKEVPIDALIPNKKYFFFSHTIKKQPYNRELLNAILDKNIQLFDHETIIKENGARLIGFGRYAGIVGVYNGFRAIGVTKETFNLPKAETLDSQKELIAELKKINLKNLKILLTGNGKVAYGAKEMLDAMHIKQVSVDEYLSQDFKEPVYCLADVLDYNKRKDGKVIDVFDFYNHPENYDSDFMRFAKVTDFFIAGHFYGNGAPYLYTREDAKHKDFNIKFVADISCDVDGPVASTLRASTIADPIYGYHPEKEIEVDYKDKDAIVVMAVDNLPCELPKDASEGFGEMFLENVIPAFFNNDKDGVLERAKMTENGKLTERFSYLQDYVDGKE, via the coding sequence ATGAAATTTGGCATTATAAAAGAACGCAAAACCCCACCTGATAGAAGAGTTGTTTTTTCACCTACGAAACTAAAAGAGTTTAAAACTCAATTTCCATCTGCAAAAATAGCAGTAGAAAGCTCGGATATTCGTGTTTTTTCTGATGAATCATATCAAAAAGAAGGTTTGGAAATTACCAAAATTATGGAAGATTGTGATGTGTTATTTGGCGTAAAAGAAGTACCAATAGATGCTTTAATTCCGAATAAAAAATATTTCTTTTTTAGTCATACTATCAAAAAACAACCTTATAATAGAGAATTATTAAACGCAATTTTAGATAAAAATATTCAACTTTTTGATCACGAAACCATCATTAAAGAAAATGGAGCAAGATTAATTGGTTTTGGAAGATATGCAGGAATTGTTGGTGTGTACAATGGTTTTAGAGCTATTGGTGTAACCAAAGAAACCTTTAATTTACCAAAAGCAGAAACGTTAGATAGCCAGAAAGAGTTGATTGCTGAACTAAAAAAAATCAATCTAAAAAACTTAAAAATCCTATTAACAGGAAATGGAAAAGTTGCTTACGGAGCCAAAGAAATGTTAGATGCAATGCACATCAAACAAGTTTCTGTAGATGAATATTTAAGTCAAGATTTTAAAGAACCAGTATATTGTTTGGCAGATGTGTTAGATTATAACAAACGTAAAGATGGAAAAGTAATTGACGTTTTTGATTTTTATAATCACCCAGAAAATTACGATTCGGATTTTATGCGATTTGCAAAAGTAACAGACTTTTTTATTGCAGGACACTTTTATGGAAATGGAGCACCTTATCTGTATACAAGGGAAGATGCAAAACACAAAGATTTCAATATAAAATTTGTGGCAGATATTTCTTGTGATGTAGATGGACCAGTAGCTTCTACATTAAGAGCATCCACTATTGCAGATCCAATATATGGATATCACCCAGAAAAAGAAATTGAAGTTGATTACAAAGATAAAGATGCAATAGTGGTGATGGCTGTAGATAATTTACCTTGTGAACTTCCAAAAGATGCCAGTGAAGGTTTTGGTGAAATGTTTTTAGAAAATGTAATTCCAGCTTTTTTTAATAATGATAAAGATGGAGTTTTAGAACGTGCAAAAATGACCGAAAACGGAAAATTAACAGAACGTTTTTCTTATTTACAAGATTATGTTGATGGTAAGGAATAA